A genomic segment from Tuwongella immobilis encodes:
- a CDS encoding tRNA (cytidine(34)-2'-O)-methyltransferase → MLHIALWEPEIPPNTGNIARMCAATATRLHLIGSLGFRLDDRALKRAGCDYWPAVDVVMHATFADFEAIIDPTQLWLVENPAPRRYTQATFRDGDCLLFGNESRGLPMTIRERYADRMIDIPMTTDAVRSLNLATSAGIVLYEALRQTQNW, encoded by the coding sequence ATGTTACACATTGCTTTGTGGGAGCCGGAAATCCCACCCAATACGGGGAACATCGCGCGGATGTGTGCCGCCACCGCAACGCGACTGCATCTGATTGGCAGTTTGGGCTTCCGGCTCGACGATCGCGCGCTGAAGCGGGCCGGTTGTGACTATTGGCCGGCGGTGGATGTCGTCATGCACGCCACCTTTGCCGATTTTGAAGCGATCATCGATCCAACGCAATTATGGCTGGTGGAGAATCCCGCTCCTCGTCGGTATACCCAGGCGACGTTTCGAGATGGGGATTGTCTATTGTTCGGCAATGAATCTCGGGGGCTGCCGATGACCATCCGCGAACGCTATGCCGACCGCATGATTGACATCCCGATGACGACCGATGCGGTGCGCTCACTGAATCTGGCGACCTCCGCGGGCATCGTTTTGTACGAAGCCCTACGGCAGACGCAAAACTGGTAA
- a CDS encoding serine/threonine protein kinase: MSDSQPNSGDQSVPPGQMKLPPSHAPTIVHSGDMGTLQSPPPITPPNSADGTGPTLPKIPGYEIQGELGRGGMGIVYKAVQPSLRRTVALKVLLSGTLASPQDRKRFQLEAESAGSLIHPNIVNVFDFGEIDGKPFFSMQYVEGHSLADRVRRGALQPMEAARLVATIARALEFAHERGVLHRDLKPHNILLNEEEHPYLTDFGLARRVDEPGKTQTGTILGTPAYMPPEQAQADTNLTPATDIYSLGAVLYECITGKPPFEGDHAIEIIAQVIDNPPVAPREINPEIPRDLETICLKCLEKDPLQRYASADELANDLQRFLNGESIQARSLNLMERMVRAIEHDRLDEEFAKYGSLFCWYSLVMAIPEVMITFIILNDLDGTLLALVQFSRAALFVILLAWYRNWKIIPQTATERHLWSVWGGYLVCCFVIGFSNRMLMGWETKVEPRLYISLAPMTALAFISIASRFWGGFYVCAACFMLLPVVMVQDLRWAALEFGALWAVILFTIGLRLQKLAAAYHARSHSQ; the protein is encoded by the coding sequence ATGAGCGATTCCCAACCCAACTCGGGGGACCAATCGGTTCCGCCGGGTCAAATGAAGCTGCCGCCGAGCCATGCGCCCACGATTGTGCATTCGGGCGACATGGGCACGTTGCAATCGCCGCCGCCGATCACACCGCCGAATTCGGCCGATGGAACGGGGCCAACCTTGCCGAAGATCCCGGGCTACGAAATCCAAGGGGAACTCGGTCGCGGGGGGATGGGAATCGTCTACAAAGCGGTGCAACCCTCGCTGCGGCGGACGGTTGCGCTCAAAGTGCTGCTCTCGGGTACGCTCGCCAGTCCGCAGGATCGCAAGCGATTCCAACTCGAAGCGGAGTCGGCGGGGTCGTTGATTCATCCGAATATCGTGAATGTGTTTGATTTCGGGGAGATTGACGGCAAGCCATTTTTCTCCATGCAGTATGTCGAGGGGCACTCGCTGGCCGATCGCGTTCGCCGGGGGGCACTCCAACCGATGGAAGCGGCGCGGCTCGTCGCTACGATTGCGCGGGCGCTGGAGTTCGCCCACGAACGTGGGGTGCTGCACCGCGATCTGAAGCCGCATAACATTTTGTTAAATGAAGAAGAGCATCCGTATCTTACGGATTTCGGTTTGGCCCGCCGGGTGGATGAGCCGGGGAAAACGCAAACGGGCACCATTTTGGGCACGCCCGCATATATGCCCCCCGAACAAGCGCAGGCGGATACCAATCTCACCCCCGCGACGGATATTTATTCGTTAGGCGCGGTGTTATATGAATGCATCACCGGGAAGCCGCCATTTGAGGGCGATCACGCCATTGAAATCATCGCGCAGGTGATTGACAACCCCCCGGTTGCGCCGCGAGAAATCAACCCGGAAATCCCCCGCGATCTGGAGACGATTTGCCTGAAGTGCTTGGAGAAAGACCCCTTACAGCGATACGCCAGCGCGGATGAATTGGCCAACGATCTGCAGCGATTCCTCAACGGCGAATCGATCCAAGCCCGCAGTCTGAATCTGATGGAACGCATGGTGCGGGCCATTGAACACGATCGGCTGGATGAAGAATTCGCCAAATATGGGTCGTTATTCTGTTGGTATTCGTTAGTGATGGCGATTCCTGAAGTGATGATTACCTTCATCATTCTGAATGATTTAGATGGCACATTGTTAGCTTTGGTGCAATTTAGTCGGGCGGCGTTATTTGTGATTTTGTTAGCCTGGTATCGCAATTGGAAAATTATTCCACAGACGGCGACGGAGCGGCATCTCTGGTCGGTCTGGGGCGGGTATTTGGTCTGCTGCTTCGTGATTGGCTTTAGCAATCGCATGCTGATGGGGTGGGAAACCAAGGTGGAACCGCGGTTGTACATCAGTCTGGCACCGATGACGGCGTTGGCATTCATTTCGATCGCATCTCGTTTCTGGGGCGGGTTTTACGTCTGTGCGGCTTGCTTCATGCTGCTGCCGGTGGTGATGGTGCAGGATCTCCGCTGGGCCGCATTGGAATTCGGCGCATTGTGGGCGGTGATTCTCTTCACCATCGGGTTACGGCTGCAGAAATTGGCAGCGGCCTATCACGCCCGCTCGCATTCGCAATAA
- a CDS encoding L-lactate permease gives MLGAVAYVQDLNPLGNRLFSTVIAAMPVIVLFYLLVVRRWLASWAGLAGSITAIVIAWTIYGMPLKMASWSFVHGAVFGLLPIGWTVFNAMMIYNLTVVTGNFAIIRRSVAGLSADARCQAVLIGFAFGAFMEGAAGAGSPVAICGAMLVGLGFQPFKAAVICLIANTSPVAFGGLAVPILTLGNVTDIPAETLSVMAGHQLPLMSCLVPAYMIVVLAGFRKTLEVWPVLLVAGGSFGIFQYVCATIHTYVPGLVLFQMTDICGGIFSLLITAAFLKFFWQPRQIWHFDPAAIPAPSTPPTSRPPADSAHAAEAALLDLPQTPDLKADDPPLTAGQVIRAWAPFAIMSVCLIGSGFIRQIESTQGKVTLFGVQSRYVEPVPTLHLEVERAAQLQKPGLAEPEREKAEFNFAWVTAPGTPVLLATLISIPILGASFGQMREVMSRTVRQMKVPIPTIAFMLGLSYVTKYAGLDATLGIAFAETGSLYPFFAAMLGWLGVFLTGTDAGSNALFGSLQKITATQIHATGVVTQLSLEQTQILICTANSTGGVMGKMIDAQSICVATAGTNQIGREADIFKAVIWHSVVLAAVIGLLTLLQAYVYPFVLMVPHL, from the coding sequence ATGCTCGGGGCTGTCGCCTACGTTCAAGATCTCAACCCGTTGGGGAATCGTCTGTTCTCCACGGTGATCGCCGCCATGCCGGTGATTGTGCTGTTCTATTTGCTGGTTGTGCGGCGTTGGCTCGCCTCTTGGGCTGGGCTGGCGGGATCGATCACCGCAATCGTGATTGCTTGGACCATCTACGGGATGCCATTGAAAATGGCGTCTTGGTCGTTTGTGCATGGAGCCGTCTTTGGGTTGTTGCCCATCGGTTGGACCGTGTTCAACGCGATGATGATTTACAACCTCACGGTGGTGACGGGGAATTTCGCCATCATCCGCCGTTCGGTGGCCGGATTGTCGGCGGATGCTCGCTGCCAGGCGGTACTCATCGGGTTTGCCTTCGGGGCATTCATGGAAGGGGCGGCCGGCGCGGGGTCGCCGGTGGCCATCTGCGGGGCCATGCTCGTGGGCTTGGGCTTCCAACCGTTCAAAGCCGCGGTGATTTGTTTAATCGCCAACACTTCGCCGGTCGCCTTCGGCGGACTCGCGGTACCCATTCTGACGCTGGGAAATGTGACGGATATTCCCGCCGAAACGCTGTCGGTGATGGCCGGGCATCAATTGCCGTTGATGTCGTGCTTGGTGCCAGCGTACATGATTGTGGTGCTGGCGGGCTTTCGCAAAACGCTGGAAGTCTGGCCGGTGCTGCTGGTGGCGGGCGGATCATTCGGCATCTTCCAATATGTCTGTGCGACCATTCACACGTATGTGCCGGGGTTGGTGCTGTTTCAGATGACCGATATTTGCGGCGGGATTTTCTCGCTGCTCATCACGGCGGCATTCTTGAAATTCTTCTGGCAGCCCCGCCAGATTTGGCACTTTGACCCCGCAGCGATTCCCGCCCCCAGCACGCCGCCAACGTCGCGGCCGCCAGCCGATTCCGCGCATGCTGCTGAAGCTGCGCTCTTGGATCTGCCGCAAACGCCGGATCTGAAGGCCGACGATCCCCCGCTCACCGCCGGGCAGGTGATACGTGCCTGGGCACCCTTTGCCATCATGTCGGTCTGTTTGATTGGCAGCGGATTCATCCGGCAAATCGAATCGACCCAGGGCAAAGTGACGCTGTTTGGTGTGCAAAGCCGCTATGTCGAGCCGGTGCCGACGTTGCACTTGGAAGTCGAGCGGGCCGCGCAGTTGCAAAAGCCGGGATTGGCCGAACCCGAACGCGAAAAAGCCGAATTCAACTTCGCCTGGGTGACGGCCCCGGGAACTCCGGTGCTGCTGGCGACACTGATTTCGATTCCAATTCTCGGGGCGAGTTTTGGCCAAATGCGGGAAGTGATGAGTCGGACGGTTCGGCAAATGAAAGTTCCGATTCCCACCATTGCCTTTATGCTGGGGCTGAGTTACGTCACGAAATATGCCGGGCTGGATGCTACGCTGGGGATTGCCTTTGCGGAAACGGGGAGTCTGTATCCGTTCTTCGCGGCAATGCTCGGATGGTTGGGTGTGTTTTTGACCGGGACTGATGCCGGATCGAACGCCCTGTTCGGTTCGCTGCAAAAGATTACCGCCACGCAAATTCATGCCACGGGAGTGGTGACTCAACTGTCGCTGGAACAGACGCAAATCCTGATCTGCACTGCGAATAGCACCGGCGGCGTGATGGGCAAAATGATCGATGCGCAGAGCATTTGCGTCGCCACGGCGGGCACCAATCAGATCGGCCGCGAGGCAGACATTTTCAAGGCGGTCATTTGGCATAGCGTGGTGCTGGCTGCGGTAATTGGCTTGCTGACGCTGCTGCAAGCGTATGTCTATCCGTTTGTGCTGATGGTTCCGCATCTCTGA
- a CDS encoding iron-containing alcohol dehydrogenase has protein sequence MQNFSFQNPVKLLFGKGQIANIAGEIPTTARVLMTYGGGSIKANGVYDQVKAALAQHTLMEFGGIEPNPRYETLMKAVELARAEKLDYLLAVGGGSVLDGTKFIAAAIPFVGEPWDILSKAAPITSAVPLASVLTLPATGSEMNTFAVISRNSTHEKLAFGHPLVYPKFSVLDPETTFTLPPRQIANGVVDAFTHTMEQYLTYPADAPLQDRFAESILKTLIEEGPKTLANPTDYTSRANFMWCATMALNGIIGCGVPQDWATHMIGHELTALHEIDHARTLAIVLPSIMHVKRDTKQGKLLQYAERVWDIRTGTDAERIDAAIAATRKFFESMGLPTRLNAYNVGEEVAGIVADRLSSRGEVALGEHKDITAQTVRDILRMSI, from the coding sequence ATGCAGAATTTCAGCTTTCAGAATCCGGTGAAACTGCTGTTTGGCAAAGGGCAGATTGCCAACATCGCGGGAGAAATTCCGACGACCGCTCGGGTGTTGATGACCTACGGTGGCGGAAGTATCAAGGCCAACGGGGTTTACGATCAGGTGAAAGCGGCATTGGCGCAGCACACGCTGATGGAATTCGGTGGAATCGAGCCGAATCCCCGCTATGAGACGTTGATGAAAGCGGTGGAGTTGGCCCGCGCGGAGAAGTTGGATTATCTGCTGGCGGTGGGCGGCGGTTCGGTGCTGGACGGCACGAAATTCATTGCCGCCGCGATTCCGTTCGTTGGCGAACCCTGGGATATTCTGTCGAAGGCGGCACCGATCACGTCGGCAGTTCCTCTGGCCTCGGTGCTGACACTCCCCGCAACCGGTTCCGAAATGAACACTTTCGCGGTGATTAGCCGCAACAGCACGCACGAGAAGCTGGCGTTCGGGCATCCGTTGGTCTATCCGAAGTTTTCGGTGCTCGATCCGGAGACGACGTTCACGCTGCCGCCGCGACAAATCGCCAACGGGGTGGTGGATGCGTTCACGCATACGATGGAACAGTATCTTACCTATCCCGCCGATGCACCGCTGCAAGATCGCTTCGCGGAATCGATTCTCAAAACGCTGATTGAAGAAGGGCCGAAGACGCTGGCCAACCCGACCGATTACACGTCGCGGGCGAATTTCATGTGGTGTGCCACCATGGCGCTCAACGGCATCATTGGCTGCGGCGTGCCCCAAGATTGGGCAACGCACATGATTGGCCACGAGTTGACCGCGCTGCACGAAATCGATCACGCTCGCACGTTGGCGATTGTGTTGCCCAGCATCATGCACGTCAAGCGGGACACCAAACAGGGCAAGCTGCTGCAATATGCTGAACGCGTGTGGGATATTCGCACGGGCACCGACGCCGAGCGAATTGATGCCGCGATTGCCGCCACGCGCAAGTTCTTTGAATCGATGGGGTTACCGACGCGGTTGAACGCCTACAACGTGGGCGAAGAAGTCGCGGGCATTGTGGCCGATCGGCTTAGCAGTCGGGGCGAAGTGGCACTGGGCGAGCATAAGGACATCACCGCGCAAACTGTACGGGATATTCTTCGTATGAGCATATGA
- a CDS encoding DNA translocase FtsK — MAIAERLPLSSANPSAEPPVNLRLDLHGSTLFGGALLVSACLVGSLLAPSLGGHWFGAPGEWLASRILGCLGVATAAMMLAWWMLAGYRLAGMRRPVWMKQMFGWLLVITASSITADCIWPSTSTGQLGGGGTIGSALRCWLVSKVAFGGMHVAHLLLLIAGLSIVARSLMQWLLRTTVMLTIWTAMVMNRVVRILVRMLVQVVTYPVRLGRHWLPLSKPATAPTPATSTTVTPTASATATAPSATSSTTAPAMPPRPPRRPIEPKFQPMNLFPTASPEKPTEQGEITELHAEALPPTDPARIPIHHHSAPKIPTDAEATVEASRPFELPPLNMLDDAEPFPVEELDSVLRERAAVLEQSFTDFGLNIRVVGIHTGPVITQFEVALETGLRVAKVMALADDLARCLQVPSVRIVASLPGKNTVGIEVPNSRRAVVRLKELILASEVKAAKAKLPLFLGKDNEGKPLVYDLADMPHLLIAGRTGTGKSVCLNSLITSLLMTRSPDEVRMIMIDPKMLEMNEYGKIPHLMMPIVVDMKKAEAVLNWAVEKMDDRYEILARARVRNIASYNELSHDEILARVQPADDAERKRAPAKMPYIVIIIDEMAELMMMMKKEVEGHIIRLAQKSRAAGIHLVVATQRPTVDVVTGLIKSNLPSRIAFQVTSRTDSVVVLDEKGAEKLLGKGDMLFLAPGTSTLARAQGTYLSDQEITRIVEHIQVDKPNFEMELLTLKTSGEQGDPGEGASFMERVRARDPLYEQAIEIVIREQRGSTSLLQRAMGIGYGRAARLIDFMAEDGIVGNYNGSQAREVTYKPDEWEAIRTGNHP; from the coding sequence ATGGCCATCGCCGAGCGACTACCCCTTTCATCTGCGAATCCCTCCGCTGAGCCGCCGGTTAATCTCCGGTTGGATCTGCATGGCAGTACGCTATTCGGCGGTGCCTTGTTGGTATCGGCGTGCCTGGTGGGCAGCTTGTTGGCTCCCAGTCTGGGCGGGCACTGGTTTGGGGCACCCGGCGAATGGCTGGCGTCGCGAATCCTCGGCTGTCTGGGCGTGGCCACTGCGGCGATGATGCTGGCATGGTGGATGCTCGCTGGCTATCGCTTGGCGGGCATGCGACGCCCCGTCTGGATGAAGCAGATGTTCGGCTGGCTGTTGGTGATTACCGCCAGCAGTATCACTGCCGATTGCATCTGGCCATCCACCAGCACCGGCCAACTCGGTGGCGGCGGGACGATCGGCTCGGCACTGCGCTGCTGGCTGGTCTCCAAAGTCGCGTTCGGCGGCATGCATGTGGCGCATTTGCTGCTGCTCATTGCGGGGCTGTCGATTGTCGCGCGGTCGCTGATGCAATGGTTGCTGCGAACGACTGTGATGCTGACGATCTGGACCGCGATGGTGATGAATCGCGTTGTGCGGATCTTGGTGCGAATGCTGGTGCAGGTGGTCACCTACCCCGTGCGATTGGGGCGACATTGGCTGCCGCTGAGCAAGCCGGCCACCGCCCCGACTCCCGCGACATCCACGACTGTGACTCCCACCGCTTCGGCGACAGCGACGGCTCCATCGGCGACATCATCCACGACGGCACCAGCGATGCCACCACGTCCGCCGCGTCGTCCGATCGAGCCAAAGTTCCAGCCGATGAATCTGTTCCCGACAGCATCGCCGGAGAAGCCAACGGAGCAGGGAGAGATTACGGAGTTGCATGCGGAAGCGCTGCCGCCGACCGATCCGGCACGAATCCCGATTCATCATCACTCCGCGCCGAAGATTCCGACGGATGCCGAAGCGACGGTCGAGGCGAGTCGGCCGTTCGAGTTGCCGCCGTTGAATATGCTCGACGATGCCGAGCCGTTCCCGGTCGAGGAACTTGATTCCGTCCTGCGAGAACGAGCCGCCGTGCTGGAGCAATCCTTCACCGACTTCGGCCTGAATATCCGCGTGGTTGGCATTCATACTGGCCCAGTGATTACGCAATTTGAAGTGGCGCTGGAAACTGGCTTGCGCGTCGCCAAAGTGATGGCGCTGGCAGACGATTTGGCCCGCTGCCTGCAAGTGCCGAGTGTGCGCATTGTCGCCTCGCTGCCCGGCAAGAACACCGTCGGCATCGAAGTGCCCAATAGCCGGCGTGCCGTGGTGCGCTTGAAGGAATTGATTCTCGCTTCCGAGGTGAAGGCGGCGAAGGCGAAATTGCCGTTGTTTTTGGGCAAAGACAACGAAGGCAAGCCGTTGGTCTACGATCTTGCGGACATGCCACACTTGCTGATCGCCGGTCGAACCGGGACCGGGAAGTCGGTCTGCTTGAACTCGCTGATTACCAGCCTGCTCATGACGCGTAGCCCCGACGAAGTGCGGATGATTATGATCGATCCCAAGATGCTCGAAATGAACGAGTACGGGAAGATTCCGCACCTGATGATGCCCATTGTGGTCGACATGAAGAAGGCCGAGGCAGTGCTGAATTGGGCGGTCGAAAAGATGGACGACCGCTACGAAATTCTGGCCCGTGCCCGCGTGCGCAACATCGCTTCCTACAACGAGTTATCGCACGATGAAATTCTGGCCCGTGTGCAACCTGCCGACGATGCGGAACGCAAACGCGCCCCGGCCAAGATGCCGTACATCGTCATCATCATCGACGAAATGGCCGAACTGATGATGATGATGAAAAAAGAGGTCGAAGGGCACATCATCCGCCTGGCTCAGAAATCCCGAGCGGCGGGGATTCACCTGGTGGTCGCCACGCAACGCCCCACGGTGGATGTCGTGACGGGGTTGATTAAGTCGAACCTGCCCAGCCGCATCGCCTTCCAAGTCACTAGCCGAACCGATTCGGTGGTGGTGCTCGACGAAAAGGGCGCTGAAAAGCTGCTGGGCAAGGGGGATATGCTGTTTTTGGCCCCCGGCACCAGCACCCTGGCGCGTGCCCAAGGGACGTACCTCAGCGATCAGGAAATTACGCGGATTGTCGAGCATATCCAAGTCGATAAGCCGAACTTTGAAATGGAATTGCTGACGCTGAAAACCTCGGGCGAACAGGGCGATCCCGGCGAAGGGGCATCGTTCATGGAACGGGTGCGGGCTCGCGATCCGCTGTACGAACAAGCGATCGAGATTGTCATCCGCGAACAACGGGGCAGCACCTCCCTGCTGCAACGGGCGATGGGCATTGGTTACGGTCG